Below is a genomic region from Spongiibacter nanhainus.
ATCCACAACCCGACCGGCACCGCCATTACCGGCATTCACAACGATTTTGAGGGGCGACAGGCTGGCAACATCGATATAGGACAGCAGATGCTGCACATAGGCGTCGGCACAATCCAGCGGCTGCAGGCCGCCCCGCTCCCCCACCGGGGGGAAGTCGTTTTTCTCGGCCAAGGCTTTTATGTCCAACAGGCCGGTGTCGCCACTGATGGGTTTGGACTCTTCCCGGACAAACTTCATGCCGTTGTAGTCTTTGGGATTGTGGCTGGCGGTGACCGCGATGCCGCCGTCCATCTTGGCGTGTGAGGTGGCAAAATAGATCTCTTCCGTACCACACAGCCCAATGTCATAGACATCCACGCCGGCATCCATCAAGCCGTTGCTGAGCGCCCCCTTGATGGCCTCGCTACTGAGGCGGATATCATGGCCCACCACCACTTTCTTAGGCTTGATCACTTCGGCATAGGCGCGACCAATGCGATAGGCGATGTCTTCATTCAGCTGATCGGGGATGCGACCGCGGACATCGTAGGCCTTAAAACAGGTCAAAGATTCCACGGTTATTCCTCGCTGTAGATGTGCTCGTAGACGTAATTAGTGGCCTCGATAAAGCCAGGCACGCTACCACAGTCAAAACGTTTGCCACGGAATTTGTAGGCCAGTACACAACCGTTCTGGGCCTGGGTCATCAACGCATCGGTAAGCTGAATCTCTCCATTTTTCCCCGGTGGGGTATCACGGATAATGTCAAAGATATCCGGCGTCAGAATATAGCGACCGATAACCGCAAGATTACTGGGTGCGTCCTCGGGCTTGGGTTTTTCAACCATATTGGAAACCCGATACAAACCGTTACCCATATCCTCGCCGGCAATCACACCGTACTTTTCAATTTGGTCGGCGGGTACTTCCATGGTGGCGACAATACTGCAGCGAAACTGGTTATAGAGTTTCACCATCTGCGCCATCACGCCCTCATCACCTTTGTTTAAGCACAGGTCATCAGAGAGAATAACGCCGAAGGCCTCATTGCCAATCAGGCACTCGCCGGTCAGGATAGCGTGGCCCAGCCCCTTCATTTCCCGCTGACGGGTCATCATAAAGGTGCCTTTATCGAGAACCTCGCGGATGCTGGATAGGTACTTTTCCTTGCCAGTACCGGCAATCTGGTGCTCCAGCTCATAGCTAATATCGAAATGGTCAGCTATCGATCGCTTGCCGCGACCAGTGACAAAGGCCACCTCTTTCAGCCCAGCCTCAATGGACTCCTCCACGCCGTATTGCACCAGTGGCTTGTTCACCAGCGGTAGCATCTCTTTTGGCATGGATTTAGTTGCGGGAAGAAATCGAGTGCCGTAACCGGCGACGGGAAACAAACATTTTTTAATCATAGCTTTCCTTATAGTTGCCCCTAGCAGGGCATATCACTCCAGCGGCGATGGCCGACAACATACATGTGACCGGGAGCTGGATTGTCCCAGTCAGGCCCTGCCTAGGCAATACATCCTCGCGCATCGGGGCGAGACCTGCCTGTGGTATAGCGAATCCCTATGACCATCATATTACGGCCCAGTTTCGCTGGGGCAAGTCACCTTGCCAGCAGTGCCTGTCGCGGCGTTCAAAGTTGATAGAGCAAACATCAGGCCAATGTTGACATTTTTGTGTGACTCGCCTTTTGCTGTGCTAACATGCGCCCTACTTTCCACCCCGGACAATGGTCTCAGGATGTCTGTTAACGAGAAGAATAGTTTTAGCAAACAAGAGCTTATAGATTGCGGCCACGGTCGCTTGTTCAGCGGCGGCAACCCGCGACTGCCAGTGGACAACATGTTGATGGTAGACCGCGTTACCCATATCAGCAGTGAAGGTGGCACCCACGGCAAGGGCCAGCTGGTCGCCGAGCTGGATATCCACCCCGACCTGTGGTTTTTCGACTGCCACTTTGTCGACGACCCGGTCATGCCGGGCTGCCTGGGCCTTGACGCCATGTGGCAACTGATGGGTTTTTTCCTTGGCTGGCGCGGCAACGGCGGCAAGGGCCGAGCACTGGGCGCCGGGGAAATCAAGTTCACTGGACAGATTCTGCCGGACAGCAAACTGGTCACCTACACCCTGAACTTCAAACGTTTGATCGAGCGCAAGCTAATCATGGGTATCGCTGACGGTGAGGTCTCGGTTAATGGTAAGGTGATCTATACCGCCAAGGATTTGCGTGTCGGGCTGTTTAACGACACCGACAGCTTTTAGTAAAGCTGCAGCTGTAGCGACAGATAAGCTATAAAGATAGATAGCTAAGCAACGGACAAGCACACACTACCTATTTGTGAGAGGTATTTCATGAGACGTGTAGTCATTACCGGCATGGGCGTCGTGTCGAGCATTGGCAACAACCTGAGTGCCGCACTGGCATCACTGGAGAACGGCACTTCAGGTATTACTGCCAACGACACCTACAAGGAGATGGGGTTTCGCAGTCAGGTTTCTGGCTCTATTAAAGACCTGGACCTCAAGGAACACATCGATCGTAAACAGCTGCGCTTCATGGGCGATGCCGCGGCCTACGCCTACATTGCCATGCAGGAAGCGTTGACTGACTCCGGCCTGGAAGCCAGCGACCTGGACAACCCCCGCACCGGCATTATCGCCGGCTCCGGCGGTGCTTCGTCGGCCAATCTAGTGGAAGCCGCCGACGTACTCCGCGAACGCGGCGTCAAGCGGGTGGGCCCCTACCGGGTGACCCAGACCATGGGCAGCACCGTGTCGGCTTGCCTGGCGACACCCTTTAAGATCAAGGGCATCAACTACTCCATCTCCTCGGCCTGCGCTACCAGCGCCCACTGCATTGGCAATGCTGCTGAACTGATTCAGCTGGGCAAGCAGGATGTGATCTTTGCCGGTGGCGGCGAGGAGGAGCACTGGACGCTGAGCTCACTGTTCGACGCGATGGGCGCACTGTCCACCAAGTACAACGATACCCCCGACAAGGCCTCCCGGCCCTACGACGCCGACCGTGACGGCTTTGTTATCGCCGGCGGCGCGGGCATGGTGGTAATGGAAGAGCTGGAGCACGCCAAGGCCCGGGGCGCAAAAATTTATGGCGAACTGGTGGGTTACGGCGCCACCTCTGATGGTTACGACATGGTAGCGCCCAGCGGTGAAGGTGCCGCGCGCTGTATGCACCTGGCTCTGCAGGATATCGACGGCGGAGTGGATTACATCAACTCCCACGGCACCTCGACGCCAGCGGGGGATATGCAGGAGCTGAAAGCCATTAAACAGGCCTATGGCGACCAGCCGATGCCGATGATCGGCTCCACCAAGTCTTTGGCGGGCCACTCTCTGGGCGCCACCGGTGTGCAGGAAGCGATCTTCTCGCTGCTGATGATGCAAAACAACTTCGTTGCCGCATCAGCCAACATCGACAAACTCGACGACGAAGCTGAGGGCATCCCCATTCTCACCGAAAAGAAAACCGGGGTGACCTTGAACACCATTATGTCTAACAGCTTTGGCTTTGGTGGCACCAACGCCAGCCTAGTGTTTAAACGCTACGAGTAAGCCTCGATCAGCGGCCGCTGCCGGCGGTCGCTGACTTCCCCCCTCTCTTCTGCCTTCGTTATTTTTTATCCGTCAGCTAGTGGGCCGTCGCACCCCTAATCCAGCAACGACATGGGAATGGCAGAAACGGTATCGCCTCGCGAGACGGTGGTGCCTGGTGGAATCACCACCAAGGCATCGCACCATGCCACAGAACTCAGCACTCCGGAGCCCTGGTGGGGATACAGACTGGCGCTGAGCCGCCCACCCTCGCCACTTAAGCGAGCCCGAGCGTACTCTTGTCGACTACCGGATTTGGGCCAATCGAAATCCGCCGACACCGGCCAGGCGCTGGGTACAGCATCATTGTCGCCCAGCATTGACAGCAGATAGGGGCGGACCAGCAAACAGAAGGTCACAAAGCTGGAGACCGGGTTGCCAGGTAAGCCAAAAAACGGCGTATCGCCTAATTTGCCATAGGCCAAGGGCTTGCCCGGCTTGATGGCCAGCTTCCACAACGACAGCCAGCCCAGCGCCTCAACCTGGCTTTTGACGTGGTCTTCCTCACCCACAGAGACACCACCGCTACTAACCACCACATCTGCAGCGGCAGCGGCGTTTGTCAGGGCCTGGCGGGTGGCCTCAGGGCTATCCCCGACGATCCCCATATCCACAACGTCCATGCCCAAGCCGGCCAGCAGTGCTGCCAGCATCGGACGATTGGAATTGTAGATCTGTCCCGGCTCTATCGCCTGACCGGGCTCGCGCAGCTCATCGCCGGTACACATCAACGCAACTTTAAAGGGGCGCCGAACCGGCGCGACGTCGATGCCCAGAGAAGCCAACAGCCCAAGCTGCGCAGCGCCCAATCGCTGACCGGCTGACAATACGGTTTGCCCCCGGGCGATATCCTCTCCGCGACGACGAATATGCTGGCCGGTACTGGGCTGGGTCGACAACTGCACGTGATCGCCGTCGCGCTGGCAGTCCTCCTGGGCAACAACGCAATCTGCTCCGGGTGGCACCGGTGCGCCGGTAAAAATTCGCGCCGCCGTGCCCGGCATCAGTGGCGTGGCGACCTGGCCCGCCGGGATGCGCTGGCTGACCAGCAGGGGCTGCCCATCCCGAGCGTCCAGCGCTCGCAATGCATAGCCATCCATCGCACTGTTGTCCACCGGCGGCACATCGATACCGGCACGGATCTCTTCAGCTAATACCGCGCCACGGCATTGCACAATTGGCAGGCGCTCGACGCCCACTAATGAGGCGTCCGACACAATTTGGTGCAAAGCGTCATCAAAAGGGGTTAACTTAGCCACTTTCGGCACCAGAACGACGAGTGTTGAGCACCCCGACAAAATTACAAGGGCGGTGCCTACTGTCCAGCTGCTCAGCAATCAGGCGGGTCCAGGCCGTTTTGCAGGCACCGGTGGAGCCTGGCATGCAAAAAATCACGGTGTTGTTAGCCAACCCGGCCAGCGCCCGGGATTGCACCGTTGAGGAGCCAATCTCTTCAAAGGACACGGCTCTAAAGACCTCACCAAAGCCGTGAATCTCCTTGTCGAACAACACCGACACGGCTTCCGGGGTGGAATCCCGGCCCGAGAAGCCGGTGCCGCCGGTGACCAAAACCGCCTGCACGGCGTCGTCGGCAATCCACCGAGACAGCACTGCTCGAATCTGGTAGATGTCGTCTTTGACAATGCATTTTTCCAGCACGCGGTGACCGGCACCGCTCAACACATCCTGTAAGTAGTGCCCCGAGGTATCGCTGGCCTCGTCGCGGCTGTCGCTGACCGTCAGTACCGCCACACCCAGAGCGGTAAAGGTTTCACCGGCACTCATACGACTTCCTCCTCACACAGGCTTTTAATCAATTTTGGCAAATAGGCTCGCCAGGGTAACTGCTTGATGCCGAAGTGACGAAGAATGCGATCACAGGACAATGGCGCAATCCAGGGTTGCCAATCCTCCCCTTGATCGTCATCTGCGCTGATCTCCGACGCCACCGCCACAAACTGCGACGCATAAGCCAGGCTGACTTCGGCGAATTCAAATGCCGTACTGCTGCCACTACTGTTGTAATGGTAGACCCCGCGACACAACGCTCCGCAGGAGAGCTGGTCGACCATTCCCGATACGACCCGGGCAAGATCAGTGACTGGTGTCGGGCAGGCACGGCGGGTATTGCGCAGCGACACGGCATCACTCTGGCGAAACCACCGCACACAATCGGCAAGAAAGTGATCGCCGCTGGCAGCCACCAGGGTCCCGGTGCGCAAAATCAATGTTTGCGCGTTACTGGCCAAGACCTGTTCTTCCAGCGCGATTAGCTGTCGACCCCACTCAGAGCTAGCGGCGGGAATGGTATTTTCTGCAGCGCCCTCGTCGTCGAGATTCGCGCCATCAAACACGCCACCATCGGTGATCAACAAATACAGCGCGGACTGCCGAGCACAGGCGTGTAGTAATGTTTCGTAAAAGGCGGGTGGCGAGGCAATGCCACCGCCTTGAAGTGGGCTGATCCAGCGGGCGTCAATCACCAGTGCATCGCGAAGCGCGCCGTCGCTGGCATCGGCGACATGCACGGAGTCCAATATCTCGCGACCGCGGGATGCAAACTGAGCACGTATTGCATCGGCCAGCGGCCCACCGTTGGAGAGCAGGACAACATTCACAATTGGTGGCAACCCTTAAAAGTGGTGACTCGGCATTTCTTGATAACGGCTACAAACTTACTTCATGCACCACGGGCAAACAAGGGAAAAACTTGTTGAAGATTAGTGACTTGGCCGCAGCTGGCGCGCTTCCTCGACAAGGCTTACGCGCCGGGATCTGCGTCGCGAACGCTAAAACGGAATATCATCGTCAAAACCGTCGTCAAAGCCGCCGGGAGCTGGCGCGCCCTGGCCCTGCGGAGCCTGGTTTTGAGGAGCCGGGTTTTGCGCCGGCCGCGAAGGAGCAGATTGGGGACGCTGCGGGGCGGACTGATTGTAGTCGCCATAGCCGCCACTGCTGCCGCCACTGCTGCCGCCACGACCATCGAGCATTTGCATCTCGTTGGCGACGATTTCTGTGGTGTAGCGATCCTGGCCATCCTGACCTTGCCACTTGCGGGTCCGCAGTGAACCCTCGACATAGACCTTGGAGCCTTTCTTTAGATATTCGCCTGCGATTTCCGCCAGGCGGTTAAAAAACACCACCCGGTGCCACTCGGTACGCTCTTGGGGCTGCCCGGTTTGCTTGTCCTTCCAACTTTCGCTGGTGGCAAGGGTAACATTGGTCACCGCTGACCCTGAGGGCATATAGCGGGTTTCCGGGTCCTGGCCCAGATTGCCGATCAAAATCACCTTGTTGATGCCACGCGCCATCGTTATTCTCCTGTTGCCCTATTGCTGTTGCCAAGGGTATTCGCTATCCAAACGAGCACTATACCGCAATCTTTTCTGTCGCGACCATGACGGCTACCTAGAAATTTAACGCCTGACTTCAACACTACCGGGTAGACAGGCAATATCAAAATCCCTGGCCACCTGCAGATAGGCGGTACGCTGCTCCTCAAAAACGGTAATCGCCAGGGAGCCGGGCAGTGCCAGCATGGCCGACTGCAGCCCCCGGGCGTCCCACTCGCCGGGCTGCCAATACAATGTCAGGTTCTCAGACTTTGGCGGCACCTGCATCCACCACGCCACCGCCCACCATATCAACGCCGACACCGCAACGAGGGTAAACACCGCACTGCTGCCACCCCAACCCGACAACCAGCCGCCCACCAGACCACCGCAAAATGCTCCAAAAAACTGAAAACTGGAGTAAACCCCCATCGCGGTGCCTTTGCCGCCGGGATACACCGTCCGGCTCAGCAGTGATGGCAGTGACGCCTCCAAAAAATTAAATGCCGCAAAAAACACCAACAACATAATTAGCAGCAAGGTGCCATGCAGTGTCAGCACAGACAGGGGCAGGGTTGCTGCCGCTAACAGCGCTACCGCCAACAAAAACACCGCGCGCATGGCATCACGGCGCTCGGCATAAATAATCGCTGGCACCATCGCCACAAAGGACAGAACCATCACCGGAAAGTAAACCTGCCAGTGGTCTGCCCGCATCCAACCTAACTGCTCCAACAAGCCCGGCACCACAACAAACAGCGCCATCAGCATGCCGTGCAGGAAAAATATGCCAATGTTAAGCCGCATTAAATTCGAATCTTTTAAGCAGCGGGCCAACATCTCGCCCGGGGCCCGACTGCCGGCATCCACAAATTGACTATTTGGGGTAGGAATCACAAACACCGTGATGGCTATGCCCACTATCGCAAGCACTGCCGTGACCACAAACAGACCGCTGAGCCCCGACCAGCCGCCGATCCACGGTCCCAGCACCAGCGCCAGAGAGAAAGACACGCCAATACTGCCCCCAATAGCTGCCATCGCTTTGGTGCGGTGCTGCTCCCGGGTCAGATCCGCCACCATCGCCGTCAAAGTACTGGCAATGGCTCCGGCCCCCTGCAAAAGACGGCCGGCAATCACGCCGTATAGGCTGTCGCTCATCGCCGCGACCACGCCACCCAGGGCGAACACCAGCAAACCGCCAATAATCACCGGTTTGCGGCCGATGCGATCAGATAACATACCCAGGGGAATTTGCAGTATCGCCTGCCCCAGGCCATAAACCCCCAGTGCCAAGCCAATCAGTAGTGGCGTACTGTGCCGGTATTCCTCGGCATAGAGCGCCAATACCGGCAGCAGCATAAACAGACCCAGCATGCGAAAGGCATAGAGGCTGGCCAGTGCCAGTACCGCACGCAATTCGAATCGAGTCATGGGGGAATCAGTCAAGAGTTGAGGGCCTGTTTACAAAAATCATCAGCGGGGGAAGCTTGGCATTCTACCAGCTCGTCCGGCAGCCTGACATCCGCCCGTTTTGCTTTTTGCGCCACAATCTGACTCGACCGTATAATGGTCTGTTTATTTCTCCGGGGGATTTATGGATCGGATTATTGTTCGCGGCGCCCGCACCCACAATTTAAAGAACATCGACCTAGAGATTCCCCGCGACAAGCTGGTGGTCATCACCGGTCTATCGGGGTCGGGTAAATCCTCCCTGGCGTTTGACACGCTTTATGCCGAGGGGCAGCGCCGCTACGTAGAGTCTCTCTCTACCTACGCTCGGCAGTTCCTGTCGATGATGGAAAAGCCCGACGTCGACCATATCGACGGCCTGTCACCGGCCATTTCCATTGAGCAGAAATCCACCTCCCACAATCCCCGCTCCACCGTGGGCACCATCACCGAAATTCACGATTACCTGCGCCTGTTGTTTGCCCGGGTTGGCGAGCCCCGCTGCCCTGATCACGATGAGCCACTGGCCGCCCAGACTGTTAGCCAAATGGTGGACACAGTTCTGGCGCTACCGGAGGGCAGCAAGATGATGATGCTGGCCCCGGTAGTACAAAACCGCAAAGGCGAGCACCTCCACGTGTTTGAAAAGTTGCGCAGCCAGGGTTTTGTGCGCGCCAGAATCGACGGTATTGTGACCGACTTGGATGACACGCCAAGCCTGGATAAAAAGCGCAAACACACTATTGAGGTGGTCATCGACCGCTTTAAAGTGCGCAGCGACCTTGCCCTGCGATTGGCAGAATCCTTCGAGACCGCGCTGGAACTGACCGACGGCATTGCCTCCGTGGCACCCATGGACGCCGATGGCGGTGCCGAGCTGCTGTTCTCTGCCAAATTTGCCTGCCCCCATTGCGGCTACAGCCTCAGCGAATTGGAGCCGCGACTGTTTTCCTTTAACAGCCCATTGGGGGCATGCAGCAGTTGCGACGGCCTGGGTGTAAAACAGTACTTTGACGAATCCCGCCTGGTGCAACACCCGGAAGCCAGTCTTGCCACCGGCGCCATCCGTGGTTGGGACCGCCGCAGCGTGTATTACTTCCATATGCTCAACTCCCTAGCGGAGCACTACGGCTTCGATATCGACGCGCCTTTTGAGTCCCTAAGCGCCCAGCACCGTAAAAAGATCCTCTACGGCAGCGGCAATGAAGAAATCAGTTTTACCTACGTCAACGATCGGGGCGACAACTTCCAGCGCCGGCATCGCTTCGAGGGGGTTATTCCCAATATGGAGCGACGCTACCGGGACACAGAGTCACAGACCGTAAGGGAAGAGCTCAGCAAATACCTCTCTACTGACAATTGTCCGGACTGTCACGGCACCCGCTTGCGCCGGGAAGCCCGCCACGTATTCTTGCTGGACAACACCCTACCGGATATTTCCAGCATGCCGGTGGGCGCCGCCAGGGACTATTTCGCCACCCTAAAACTCAGCGGCCGCCGGGCACAGATTGCCGAAAAGATCCTGAAAGAAATCAATGACCGTTTGCGCTTCCTGGTGGATGTCGGTCTCAACTACCTGACCCTGGACCGCAGCGCCGATACGCTGTCCGGGGGTGAGGCTCAGCGCATCCGCCTGGCCAGTCAAATTGGTGCCGGCCTGGTGGGAGTCATGTATATCCTCGACGAGCCCTCCATCGGCTTACACCAGCGCGACAACGAACGGTTGCTCAATACACTTCGCCACCTGCGGGATATCGGCAACACCGTGATCGTCGTGGAGCACGATGAAGACGCCATCCGCACTGCCGATCACATCATTGATATCGGCCCCGGCGCCGGGGTGCACGGCGGCGAGGTGGTGGCCCAGGGCAGTCTCACAGCGATTCGCCGCAGCGCCGAGTCACTCACCGGGCAATACCTTTCCGGCAAGCGCAAGATTGCGGTGCCAGAGCAACGCTACGAGCCCAACCCCGATCGCTATATTCACCTGGAGGGCGCCATTGGCAATAACCTACAGGATGTGACCCTCAACCTTCCGCTGGGCTTGATGACCTGCATTACTGGCGTGTCGGGATCTGGTAAGTCGACACTGATCAACCACACTCTGTTCCCCATCGCGGCTACGGTACTCAACGGCGCAACCACGCTAAAGCCCGCGCCTTACACTGACATTCACGGTTTGGAGCTGGTAGACAAGTGCATCGATATTGACCAGAGTCCGATCGGCCGGACTCCTCGTTCTAACCCTGCAACCTATACCGGTATATTCACCCCTATTAGGGAGTTGTTCGCGGGCACCCAAGAGGCCCGCTCCCGCGGTTATAAAGTGGGGCGTTTCAGCTTTAACGTTAAAGGCGGCCGCTGCGAGGCCTGCCAGGGTGACGGGGTCACCAAAGTGGAGATGCATTTTCTTCCCGACATCTACGTCGCCTGTGAAGTCTGCCAGGGCAAACGCTATAACCGCGAAACCCTGGATATACTCTTTAAGGGCAAAAACATCCACGAAGTGTTGGAAATGACCGTCGAAGAAGCCAACAGCTTTTTTGAGAACGTCCCCGCCATCAGCAAGAAACTCCAGACTTTAATGGACGTCGGCTTGAGTTATATTCGCCTGGGGCAGGCCGCCACCACCCTATCGGGGGGCGAAGCTCAACGGGTTAAACTGGCAAGAGAGTTGTCCAAGCGGGATACCGGCAAGACCTTGTATATCCTTGACGAACCCACCACTGGGCTGCACTTTGAAGACATTCAACTATTACTGACCGTACTGCATCGCTTGCGGGATCACGGCAACACGGTGGTAGTGATTGAGCACAACCTGGATGTGATAAAAACAGCAGACTGGATTATCGATCTAGGGCCCGAAGGCGGCAGTGGCGGCGGCCAGATCATCGCGGAAGGTACGCCAGAACAGGTCGCCACACTGGATCATTCCTACACCGGCCAGTTCCTGGCACCAATGTTAAAGACCCGCAAGACCACCAAAAAGAGCGCCTAGCCAGGGCGCTCAAACAATGCCCAGCCCCGCTGTACCGGTGGGTGAGCCGGGCACAAAAAAGCCGGCGCTAGGGCCGGCTTTTTAGGTCAGACAAACGTGGATGTTAATCCTCGTCGTCTTCCTCTACCTCTTCTACTACTGGACGATCGACCAGCTCGACATAGGCCATAGGCGCTTTGTCACCGGTGCGCAAACCGCACTTCATAATGCGGATGTAGCCACCCGGACGGGTTTCATAACGCGGACCCAGCTCGCCGAACAGCTTGCCCACGGCCTCATCGCTGCGCAGACGAGAAAAAGCCAGGCGGCGGTTAGCCACACTGTCAGTTTTCGCCAGTGTAATCAGCGGCTCGGCATAGCGACGCAGTTCCTTGGCTTTGGGCAAGGTAGTTTTGATCAGTTCATGCTCCACCAGCGACGCAGTCATGTTGCGAAACATCGCTTTGCGGTGAGAGCTGTTGCGGTTCAGTTGGCGGCCACTTTGACGATGACGCATGGCTTTATCCCTTACTAATAGTTGATGCTATCTCAGCATGTACCTAGTTAATCGAACGGCGTATCAGAGATCGCCCGGAGCGGCTTACGCCAGCACCCGGTCGTCGTTACGCAAACTTGCCGGCGGCCAGTTGTCCAAACGCAGGCCCAGTGACAGGCCGCGAGACGCCAGCACATCTTTGATTTCGGTCAGCGATTTCTTGCCGAGGTTAGGAGTCTTGAGCAGCTCCACCTCGGTACGCTGAACCAGGTCGCCGATGTAGTAAATATTTTCCGCTTTCAAACAGTTGGCGCTGCGCACAGTCAGCTCCAAGTCGTCTACCGGACGCAGCAGAATCGGATCAACTTCGTTTTCTTCCCGTGA
It encodes:
- the galU gene encoding UTP--glucose-1-phosphate uridylyltransferase GalU, which encodes MIKKCLFPVAGYGTRFLPATKSMPKEMLPLVNKPLVQYGVEESIEAGLKEVAFVTGRGKRSIADHFDISYELEHQIAGTGKEKYLSSIREVLDKGTFMMTRQREMKGLGHAILTGECLIGNEAFGVILSDDLCLNKGDEGVMAQMVKLYNQFRCSIVATMEVPADQIEKYGVIAGEDMGNGLYRVSNMVEKPKPEDAPSNLAVIGRYILTPDIFDIIRDTPPGKNGEIQLTDALMTQAQNGCVLAYKFRGKRFDCGSVPGFIEATNYVYEHIYSEE
- the fabA gene encoding bifunctional 3-hydroxydecanoyl-ACP dehydratase/trans-2-decenoyl-ACP isomerase, whose protein sequence is MSVNEKNSFSKQELIDCGHGRLFSGGNPRLPVDNMLMVDRVTHISSEGGTHGKGQLVAELDIHPDLWFFDCHFVDDPVMPGCLGLDAMWQLMGFFLGWRGNGGKGRALGAGEIKFTGQILPDSKLVTYTLNFKRLIERKLIMGIADGEVSVNGKVIYTAKDLRVGLFNDTDSF
- the fabB gene encoding beta-ketoacyl-ACP synthase I is translated as MRRVVITGMGVVSSIGNNLSAALASLENGTSGITANDTYKEMGFRSQVSGSIKDLDLKEHIDRKQLRFMGDAAAYAYIAMQEALTDSGLEASDLDNPRTGIIAGSGGASSANLVEAADVLRERGVKRVGPYRVTQTMGSTVSACLATPFKIKGINYSISSACATSAHCIGNAAELIQLGKQDVIFAGGGEEEHWTLSSLFDAMGALSTKYNDTPDKASRPYDADRDGFVIAGGAGMVVMEELEHAKARGAKIYGELVGYGATSDGYDMVAPSGEGAARCMHLALQDIDGGVDYINSHGTSTPAGDMQELKAIKQAYGDQPMPMIGSTKSLAGHSLGATGVQEAIFSLLMMQNNFVAASANIDKLDDEAEGIPILTEKKTGVTLNTIMSNSFGFGGTNASLVFKRYE
- the glp gene encoding gephyrin-like molybdotransferase Glp, translated to MAKLTPFDDALHQIVSDASLVGVERLPIVQCRGAVLAEEIRAGIDVPPVDNSAMDGYALRALDARDGQPLLVSQRIPAGQVATPLMPGTAARIFTGAPVPPGADCVVAQEDCQRDGDHVQLSTQPSTGQHIRRRGEDIARGQTVLSAGQRLGAAQLGLLASLGIDVAPVRRPFKVALMCTGDELREPGQAIEPGQIYNSNRPMLAALLAGLGMDVVDMGIVGDSPEATRQALTNAAAAADVVVSSGGVSVGEEDHVKSQVEALGWLSLWKLAIKPGKPLAYGKLGDTPFFGLPGNPVSSFVTFCLLVRPYLLSMLGDNDAVPSAWPVSADFDWPKSGSRQEYARARLSGEGGRLSASLYPHQGSGVLSSVAWCDALVVIPPGTTVSRGDTVSAIPMSLLD
- the moaB gene encoding molybdenum cofactor biosynthesis protein B, which produces MSAGETFTALGVAVLTVSDSRDEASDTSGHYLQDVLSGAGHRVLEKCIVKDDIYQIRAVLSRWIADDAVQAVLVTGGTGFSGRDSTPEAVSVLFDKEIHGFGEVFRAVSFEEIGSSTVQSRALAGLANNTVIFCMPGSTGACKTAWTRLIAEQLDSRHRPCNFVGVLNTRRSGAESG
- a CDS encoding sugar nucleotide-binding protein is translated as MNVVLLSNGGPLADAIRAQFASRGREILDSVHVADASDGALRDALVIDARWISPLQGGGIASPPAFYETLLHACARQSALYLLITDGGVFDGANLDDEGAAENTIPAASSEWGRQLIALEEQVLASNAQTLILRTGTLVAASGDHFLADCVRWFRQSDAVSLRNTRRACPTPVTDLARVVSGMVDQLSCGALCRGVYHYNSSGSSTAFEFAEVSLAYASQFVAVASEISADDDQGEDWQPWIAPLSCDRILRHFGIKQLPWRAYLPKLIKSLCEEEVV
- the ssb gene encoding single-stranded DNA-binding protein, yielding MARGINKVILIGNLGQDPETRYMPSGSAVTNVTLATSESWKDKQTGQPQERTEWHRVVFFNRLAEIAGEYLKKGSKVYVEGSLRTRKWQGQDGQDRYTTEIVANEMQMLDGRGGSSGGSSGGYGDYNQSAPQRPQSAPSRPAQNPAPQNQAPQGQGAPAPGGFDDGFDDDIPF
- a CDS encoding MFS transporter, which gives rise to MTRFELRAVLALASLYAFRMLGLFMLLPVLALYAEEYRHSTPLLIGLALGVYGLGQAILQIPLGMLSDRIGRKPVIIGGLLVFALGGVVAAMSDSLYGVIAGRLLQGAGAIASTLTAMVADLTREQHRTKAMAAIGGSIGVSFSLALVLGPWIGGWSGLSGLFVVTAVLAIVGIAITVFVIPTPNSQFVDAGSRAPGEMLARCLKDSNLMRLNIGIFFLHGMLMALFVVVPGLLEQLGWMRADHWQVYFPVMVLSFVAMVPAIIYAERRDAMRAVFLLAVALLAAATLPLSVLTLHGTLLLIMLLVFFAAFNFLEASLPSLLSRTVYPGGKGTAMGVYSSFQFFGAFCGGLVGGWLSGWGGSSAVFTLVAVSALIWWAVAWWMQVPPKSENLTLYWQPGEWDARGLQSAMLALPGSLAITVFEEQRTAYLQVARDFDIACLPGSVEVRR